DNA from Brevibacterium sp. 'Marine':
GCGCACCTCGGCGTCGGAGTCGAAGTGCATGTCCGAGGAGTAGAACGACGGCAGCGCCGATCCCCCGTCCCCGATGGGCACCTTCATCCAGGTTTCGGGACTGCCGACACCGGTCGGGTGGACGGTCACGCGGGTGTTGAAGCCGTTGCGGTCGATGTTCTTCTCCGCGCCGGCGACGACAGCCGGGATGATCTCGAAGAGGTGGGCGCGCACATTCTCGTTCGCCGCGAGGACGGCCATGGTGAAGACCCCGGTGTAAGCGCCGATGTCGAGGAAGACGTCCGCATCCGCACTGAGCGTGACCATGAGATCGAGGGCGAACGCGTCTTCGGGTTCGGTGCGTCGGCCCTTGCCCCAGTAGAACTCCTTGGCGATTTCGCAGCGGAAGGGTTCGACGAGGACGAAGTCCGCTCCGCCCGCTCGTCCGCCGGCTCGTCCGCGCACCTCGGTGAGTTCGATGGGTGCTGGGAGGCGACCGATCTTCAGCCCTCTGATCCGGGGCGCGATCGTTCGCAGCAGCGGGTGGAACGCCGGTTGAGCGAGGGCGGTTTTGACCGGCAGCTTGAGGCCGAACCAGGACTGTCTGCGTGCGGTGAGAGTGCGCAGGTGGTCGTTCACGACGGTGGCCCCCTTGCTGACAGGAAGACTTTTGTTCACATTATCAATCCCCGGACCGCCGCTCCAGGGTTTCTTTCCCGGAGGTATTGCAATGAGGCTCCAGAGTCCTTCCCGACCTGAATCGCGATACTCGCCTCCTCATTGCGGACCGCTGGCATAAGGTGGAAGCGAAGACCCATCCGCCCCGTTGCGAAGCAGGAGCCCGGCACATGAAGCTCAAGTCATTCACTCTCCACCAAGTCTCAATTCCTCTCGTCACCCCGTTCGAGACCTCGTTCATGCGGGAGACGGAGAAGGACTGCTACCTCGTCGAGGCGGTGTTCGACACTCCGAAGGGCGAGATCACCGGGTGGGGTGAGTCCGTCGCGATGATCTCCCCGCTCTACTCCTCCGAATACGTGGCCGCCGGCATCGACGTCACCCGCCGCTGGCTGGCACCGCTGCTCTTCGACGTCGAGGACCTCACCGCGGAGACCGTCGGGTGGCATCTCCGCCACGTCATCGGCCACCCGATGGCGAAGTCCGCACTCGAGATGGCCGTCATCGAAGCTCAGCTGAAGCTCAACGACCAGTCGTTCAAGGACTACTTGGGCGGAGTCGTCGATACGGTTCCCTCGGGCGTATCGGTGGGCATCCAGGATTCCGTCGAGGAGACCGTCAAGGTCATCGGCGACTACCTCGACGAGGGGTACGCCCGGATCAAGCTGAAGATCAAACCCGGCAAGGACATCGCCCCCGTGGCCGCCGTGCGCAAGGCCTTCGGCGACGACTTCGGATTCCAGGTCGATGCCAACGCCGCCTACACCCTCGTCGACGCTGCTCATCTGCGGCGCCTCGACGAATATGGGCTGCTCCTCATCGAACAGCCCCTCGGCGAAGCCGATATCCGCCAGCATGCGGAGCTCGCGAAGCTCATGGACACCCCGATGTGCCTTGATGAGTCGATCGTCTCCGCCGAGGCGGCCGCGGACGCGATCATGTTGGGAGCCACCTCGGTGATCAACATCAAACCCGGACGAGTCGGAGGGTTCATCGAGGCAAAGAAGATCCACGATCTCGCCGCCGCCCACGGCGTCGCCGTGTGGCACGGCGGAATGGTCGAAACCGGCCTGGGGAGGGCGGCGAATGCGGCGCTGGCATCGCTGCCGGGCTTCACCCTGCCCGGCGACATCTCCGGCTCGAACCGCTTCTTCCATGAGGACATCACCGAGGAGATCCTCATGTACGACGGCAAGGTCGATGTGCCCACCGGCGTCGGCTTCGGCGTCTCCATCGACCCGGCCAAGCTCGAACGCTTCCGCACCGAATCAGTGGAGATTCTGCCCGGGCAGTGATCGGAGTCCCGCCGAGGCGACCCGCCCCTCACCGGCCACCGACCGAGGAAGGGCGGGCCGCCTCAGTCGTGGGTGTGGGTCTCCTCGGCGGCGTCCTTCGCCCGGTCGAACTGGAACGTCGAGTGTTCGATCGCGATCTTGTGGTGTTCCGTCAGGCACTCCTGCAGAGCCTTGAGGATGCGCGGAGCATGCCCGTCATAGAAGCATTCATCGGCGAGAACGACATGAGCGGTGAGCACCGGCAAGTTCGAGTCGATGCGGGTGATGTGGAGGTCGTGGACTTCCTGCACATGCTCGACCGCCTCGAGATGCTCGCGGACCTTGTCCAGATCGAGCTCCTTCGGTGCCTCTTCGAGCAGGATCGACCCGGTCTCGCGCAGGATGGCGAACGCCCGCGGGACGATGAGCGCCGCAATGACCAGGGCAGCCACCGCGTCGGCGCGCTCCCACCCGAAGAGCCAGATCGCCAGAGCTGCGAGAATCACAGCCACGGAGCCGAGCGCGTCGGCGATGACCTCGAGGAACGCCGCCTTGAGATTGAGGGAGTCTTCCTTCGATGAGCTGAGGATGACGATGGAGACGAGATTGCCCGCGAGACCGATGGCGCCGAAGAGCAGCAGGCCCGGCCCGGGCACCTCCGGCGGGACGAAGAATCGCCGGATGCCTTCGATGAGACTGTAGACGCCGAGCCCCAGCAGCAAGGTCGCTTGGGCGCCGGCCGCGAGCACTTCCGCCCGACGGAACCCCCAGGTCTTCTGTCCGCCCGTCGGTTTGCTGACCAAGCTCGCCGCGAAGAGCGCGATGCCGATGCCGATGAGATCGACAGCGTTGTGACCGGTGTCGATGAGCAGCGCCAGGCTGCCCGTGACGACGGACCCGATGAGTTGGAAGACGAAGATCGTCGCGACGATGCCGAAGACGATCCTCAGCTGCCGCCGTGAACCCGAACCATGCGCGTGATCATGAGCCATAGATACCTCCTCGACTCAACACATTAACATATGCACATTTATTTATGCATCTGATCGGCCCCGACGAAGAATCGGAGCCACCCGACCCCGCCTGTGTCTCCTGCGGGTGGATCCACCTCGAAATCGTTCGGGAAATCGAGGTGGATCCACCCGCGGGACACATCACCGCCCGGCCAGTCGGCACCGTCGCGCTCCATGCACGAAACGGCCGCCGAGGAAGTCCTCGGCGGCCGCTGTCTGCGTGATGCGGGCGCCCCGGCACCCGCTGCTGTCAGCTCTGAGTGTCCTGACTGTCGTCGTCCTGACCGCGGGTACCCTGATCGTCGGTGCCCTGATCGTCACCGGGTCCGTCGCCGCCGGGCGAGGCTTCGCCCGAGCCGGCCCCGGCCTGACCGGTCCCCGCCGCGCTTGAACCGCCCTCGTCGAGGCGGCGCTTCGCCTCGTCGATATAGGCCTGGACATCGAAGCCGGTGGCCTTCTTCACCTCGTCGCCGATCCGGTCGAGATCGACCCCGCTGTCGTCGAGGAAGGCCTTCGGGTCGAAGCCGGAGCGGTTCGATCGGGGGCCGGAGGCCGCGCCGTCTGCCACGACCCCGTCGACGACCTTGCCTGTACTCGCATCCGCGGCAGAGGCTCCGTCCGGTGCCCCGCTGTCGGATCCGCCGGACCCACCAGGCCCTCCCGGCTTTCCGGACCCGTCCGACCCAGCACCACTCGAACCAGCCTCGCCGGAGCCCTTCGCCTTGGCCACGAGGTCGGTGAGGTCGACTCCGGTCGTTCCGCGCACAACTTCGAGGACCTGCGAGAGGTTGTTCGATACGGAGTTCGCGAGCTTCGACTCGCCATCGGTGGACACGATCGAGAGATCCTTGATGTTCGCGTACGGTGCGACGAGCTCGCCTGCCACGCTCGGCAGCACTTCGAGCACCTTCGACAGCACGGCCGCATCGTTGAACTGCTTGTAGGCCTCGGCCTGGGCCCGCAGCGCCTCGGCTTCCGCCTCACCGCGCGCCCTGATCGCATCGGCTTCGGCTTCGCCTTCGAGCCGGATCGCCTCGGCGTCCTTCGAGCGGCGATGCAGTTCGGCGGCGGCCTCGGCTCGGCCCTGCGCTTCGATCTCATACGCACGGGCATCGGCCGCGGCCTGCTGCCGGTAGCGTTCGGCGTCGGCCGGGCGCCTGACCTCGGCGTCGAGCTGTTCGGCACGCAGCTCCGCGGCCTCCTTCGCCACGATCCGGTCTTTCTCCAGCAGCTTCTGCTTCTCGGCTGCCGCCGCCAGGGGACCGGCATTGTCGGCCGTCGCCTGACGCTGATCGGCCTCTTCCTTCAGCGCGGCCCGCCGCAGAGCCAGCTGCTGCTGCTGTTCGGCGATGGCCTGGTCGGTCAGCGCCTGCTGCTTCTGGGTCTCCTCGTTCTGCTGCGCCTGCTCGACGGCCGATGCGCGGCCGGCGTTCGCCTCGGCGATGGCGGCGTTCTTCGCCACCTCGGCGGCCTGCGGTCGGCCCCAGTCGCGCAGGTAGCTGCCCTCGTCCTCGACCGCCGAGATCTGGAACGTGTCGATGATGAGGCCCTGATTGTTCATCGAGTGCGCGGACTCCTCCTGCACCTGCGCGGCGAAGGAAGCGCGATCCTGGATGATCTGCTCGACGGTGAGCGTGCCGACCACGGCGCGCAGGGTGCCCGAGAGGATCTCCTTCGAGTAGTGGTCGATCTGGTCCTGCTGGTCGAGGAAGCGCTGCGCGGCCTTGCGCACATCATCCTCGGTGCCGCCGACCTTGACCTGGGCGACTCCGCGCAGACGCAGGGCGATGCCGTTGATGGAGATGCCGTCGATCTCGACGGAGATCTGCCGCGAGGACAGCGACAGGATGAACGCCTTCTGCACGATCGGATAGACGACCGAGCGACCGCCGATGACGATGCGACCGGTGCCGGACGATCCCGAAGCGTTCCGGCCGGTGATGATGAGCGCCTCGGACGGTGAGGCGATCTTGTAGGACCTGAGGATCACGAGCAGGGCAATGAGAATGATGACGACGAGGATGCCGATTCCTCCGACGCCGAAGAGCAGGTCCATCGGTGGGCCTTTCATCGCGGTTGGGCGGCCGTTTTCCGGCCCGTCCCATTCATCCTATGCGAGGCCACGGACACAGGACAGGGAGGATGTCCGCCGAGGCGGCTCTTCACGCCCGCCGTCCGTCCAGATCCGCAGCTGCCGCCCCTCGCCGAGGCGGCCCACCCCGACCGTTGATCGCGCGGTGAAAGCCCGCCCTCACCCCACCGAGGCGGTGTTCAAGTTCACTTGCCCCATTCCCAGGGTGGTCCGGCGATGAGCAGACCCGAGAAGACTGCGATGACGAAGATGATGCCGATTCCGATGGCCGCCCACGGGAAACGAATGCACCAGGAGGTGAGCTTCTCGAACCAGGTCTGCGGGGTGCGGCCGTTGCGGCCCAGTCCCCAGTCGCCTTCGAGGGACCCGGTCTTCTCCACCGAGCGTTCGAAGGGAATCGTGGCATAGGGAATGATCGCCGACCCGAAGCCAGTGGCGATACGACGCTTGCTCCACTGCTGCGAGGTGCCGACGCCGATGACGGCGATGACGAAGCAGATGAAGATGAAGCCGTGGATGCCTCCGCCGATCCGCACCCCCACCTCGGTGGTGTGGGTGACGTATTTGAGGAACATGCCGATCAGCAGCAGAGTCCAGGTCACGGTCTCGGCGATGGCGAAGAAGGTGAAGAAGCGTTTGGGAGTCACGGAAGACCATTGTGCC
Protein-coding regions in this window:
- a CDS encoding FkbM family methyltransferase; this translates as MNDHLRTLTARRQSWFGLKLPVKTALAQPAFHPLLRTIAPRIRGLKIGRLPAPIELTEVRGRAGGRAGGADFVLVEPFRCEIAKEFYWGKGRRTEPEDAFALDLMVTLSADADVFLDIGAYTGVFTMAVLAANENVRAHLFEIIPAVVAGAEKNIDRNGFNTRVTVHPTGVGSPETWMKVPIGDGGSALPSFYSSDMHFDSDAEVRFTSLDALLPEVLAEVPDRDTQSQPGEGLPDGSGRGETPRVTVKIDVEGGENDVLAHGREFLSTFRPDILCEVLFDRAKPRELMSHLGEHGYHYYLVGEDRLYARTVIRPDAHLRDWLFTLKSPDQMRASGYPVD
- the menC gene encoding o-succinylbenzoate synthase codes for the protein MKLKSFTLHQVSIPLVTPFETSFMRETEKDCYLVEAVFDTPKGEITGWGESVAMISPLYSSEYVAAGIDVTRRWLAPLLFDVEDLTAETVGWHLRHVIGHPMAKSALEMAVIEAQLKLNDQSFKDYLGGVVDTVPSGVSVGIQDSVEETVKVIGDYLDEGYARIKLKIKPGKDIAPVAAVRKAFGDDFGFQVDANAAYTLVDAAHLRRLDEYGLLLIEQPLGEADIRQHAELAKLMDTPMCLDESIVSAEAAADAIMLGATSVINIKPGRVGGFIEAKKIHDLAAAHGVAVWHGGMVETGLGRAANAALASLPGFTLPGDISGSNRFFHEDITEEILMYDGKVDVPTGVGFGVSIDPAKLERFRTESVEILPGQ
- a CDS encoding cation diffusion facilitator family transporter, producing the protein MAHDHAHGSGSRRQLRIVFGIVATIFVFQLIGSVVTGSLALLIDTGHNAVDLIGIGIALFAASLVSKPTGGQKTWGFRRAEVLAAGAQATLLLGLGVYSLIEGIRRFFVPPEVPGPGLLLFGAIGLAGNLVSIVILSSSKEDSLNLKAAFLEVIADALGSVAVILAALAIWLFGWERADAVAALVIAALIVPRAFAILRETGSILLEEAPKELDLDKVREHLEAVEHVQEVHDLHITRIDSNLPVLTAHVVLADECFYDGHAPRILKALQECLTEHHKIAIEHSTFQFDRAKDAAEETHTHD
- a CDS encoding SPFH domain-containing protein, whose amino-acid sequence is MDLLFGVGGIGILVVIILIALLVILRSYKIASPSEALIITGRNASGSSGTGRIVIGGRSVVYPIVQKAFILSLSSRQISVEIDGISINGIALRLRGVAQVKVGGTEDDVRKAAQRFLDQQDQIDHYSKEILSGTLRAVVGTLTVEQIIQDRASFAAQVQEESAHSMNNQGLIIDTFQISAVEDEGSYLRDWGRPQAAEVAKNAAIAEANAGRASAVEQAQQNEETQKQQALTDQAIAEQQQQLALRRAALKEEADQRQATADNAGPLAAAAEKQKLLEKDRIVAKEAAELRAEQLDAEVRRPADAERYRQQAAADARAYEIEAQGRAEAAAELHRRSKDAEAIRLEGEAEADAIRARGEAEAEALRAQAEAYKQFNDAAVLSKVLEVLPSVAGELVAPYANIKDLSIVSTDGESKLANSVSNNLSQVLEVVRGTTGVDLTDLVAKAKGSGEAGSSGAGSDGSGKPGGPGGSGGSDSGAPDGASAADASTGKVVDGVVADGAASGPRSNRSGFDPKAFLDDSGVDLDRIGDEVKKATGFDVQAYIDEAKRRLDEGGSSAAGTGQAGAGSGEASPGGDGPGDDQGTDDQGTRGQDDDSQDTQS
- a CDS encoding DUF3817 domain-containing protein — encoded protein: MTPKRFFTFFAIAETVTWTLLLIGMFLKYVTHTTEVGVRIGGGIHGFIFICFVIAVIGVGTSQQWSKRRIATGFGSAIIPYATIPFERSVEKTGSLEGDWGLGRNGRTPQTWFEKLTSWCIRFPWAAIGIGIIFVIAVFSGLLIAGPPWEWGK